GAAGACGAGGTGTAAGACCTTTGAATAATCAGGGCATGGAGTCCCGTACTACAAAAGTGTCGGGTGAGTAGAGGTGCGATCAATATAAGCCTATCAAACCGATACTTAGTGCATAGAAATCTGCTATATATAGATGTGCAACGGTCTCTTAGTAGATAAAAAGCTTGTCTATTGGCCTTAATTGAATATAATTTAGGTAAATGCCCATATCTGAAAGGAGTGTAGCGTTATGTCGATACCCTTCAATATGAATCGCTTGAAAGAAACCGAACTGCATTATCCGCAACGTTTTGCCAATATGTCCCAAAAGGATTATGTTTTGATCTTTTGGAACGAGGGCAATAAAGCTTCTCGGGAAAGCAATCATGCGGTAATTACAGATTATATCGGTGTTGAGAGTAGCTTGCGCAATATCGAATCCTTCTACAAGGCCAAAGGAATATTGCCCTGCATCTTCAGTTCATTGCAGAACAATGAACTGGACAAAATATCCAATCCCATAGAACAGCACGGATTCAAACTGGAAATCAAAGATCATGAATACTTTTTGCACGATCATGAAAGCAATGTGAAACCCGTAGAAGAACTGCACATCGAACGCATCCATAAACTCAATATCGACACGATGGAAACCATTGCCTTGGAATATGGAGGTGATTGGACAATACGGGTGGTGGAGCGCCACTTATTGCACCCCTCTTACCATCTTCTGGGTGGATATTTTCACAATGAGCTTGCAGCTCTCGCATCGGTAAGCGTTCATG
This genomic window from Candidatus Cloacimonadota bacterium contains:
- a CDS encoding GNAT family N-acetyltransferase, which translates into the protein MSIPFNMNRLKETELHYPQRFANMSQKDYVLIFWNEGNKASRESNHAVITDYIGVESSLRNIESFYKAKGILPCIFSSLQNNELDKISNPIEQHGFKLEIKDHEYFLHDHESNVKPVEELHIERIHKLNIDTMETIALEYGGDWTIRVVERHLLHPSYHLLGGYFHNELAALASVSVHAGYSRISDVFTRQKFRGRGFAATMIHNLVIYHQRISQNHLYLFSEHPGTTKVYERTGFSRLPQDFVSWVAYKE